The genomic interval CCACAATGCAATATTGTGCCATTCTGTCTTTTCCTGCCAATTACCCTGTGAATCCATATAACTCCTTGAGGTAGCAAGGGAAAACTTAGCAACCTTTGTGCCACCTGGAGTAAACCTGACATCAATATCCTGACCTGCTCTTCCAATTAAAATAACCCTGTTAAACATATTTCACCTCTATTAAAGTATTTTTTTTATATTGTTAGCCTTTTCAAGCAATACAATTGAATTTTTCAAATTAGCAATCCTCTTATGCTGTAACTCTTCAAGCATAAAGCCAAACTCTTTTACTGATTTATCATTATTAAATTCATTAATTACCAAATTTGCCTCATCAAGTTGTTTTGAAAAATCCTCAAGGCTTTTGAAAAGTTCAGTAATATAATTGGTAATAGTTGGAAGTGTGCTATTTATATAATCCAACAAAGTAGATGTTGCAATAACCAGGCTGTCAAAAGACTCTTTGTCCTTCTCAGCCTTATCAAGCTTTGCAAGATAATCTTTAAAAACAATCAAAACCTGTTTTACTGCACTGCTGTGATTTATTATACCTTCTTTTATACTGTTAAGCAGAGTAACATTTTCTTCAATTGGCTCTATAATTTTTGAATAGCTTAGTTGCGTCATATTGGTATGGTGGGAAAGATGGTCTAAATCAGTGGCAATTCTGGACAGTTCAACCCTGCTTTCTGTTTTCACTTTTTCAAAATCAACAAGCAGTTTAGAGGTTTCATTGTTTTTATCCATTAATTCAGAAAAATAATTGTTTATTTGAGAATATTTTCGTTCAATATCTTCAACCAGTTTCTTTAATTCCTTTGCAACTGTTCCAAATTTTTTATCCCCTTGAGAAGATTCTGAAGCATAAATCAACGCGTTAAGAGACATTAAAGAAGTTTTTTTGTTTAGATTTGATACCTCTAAAAGCAAAGTTTTCAACTGATAAAAAATGTCATTTACAGTTCTGTTTACTCCAACAATCTCGTCAAATAAATCTTTTTCAATATCAAAGTTGTCCCTTATTTTCTCCACCCTCTCAATCAGAATATTTTTATGCTTATCAATTTTTTTTATTTCTTCCATCAGTTTACCTGAATGAGAGGTTAAGTTATTTAAAAACAAAATTATCTTATCTATATTTAGCACAAGGTTTTCACTAAATGACAAAAACCCTTTAATAACCATATTTGCATTTTTTATATCCTCTGAAGTTCTAACAATATAATCATTTACAATATCTTTTACTTTTTCAACAAGGTCAATAAGCTGCTCTTTAAATCTGCTGATTTCAACTGTTAGCTCAACAAAGGACTTCAGTTTATCTTCTACTTTAATATCAAATTCATCTTTTGAAATAGAAGAAATATAGTTAACCATCTCCCTGAATTTTTTGTTAAAATCACCGTAATCTTCAAGCAATTCATTAAATGAATAAATAACATCATTTATCCTTGTTTTTACAAGGCTATTTGTCTCAACAAAATCATTTATAATCTGCTTTATCTCCTGAGATTTTATTAAAATCTCATTATGTAACTCTTCAAATATAGAATCCTTCACAGGGGATGGCTCTCCCTTCGTAACAAGAGAATTGAGAGAATTTAATTGCTCTTTGATAAAATTTATTATTTTTGAAAAATACCATCTCAAAAATAGTGCAAAAACAGCAGAAATTAAAAGAAAAAACACAACAATATAAACAAAGGATTTTTCTTTTAAATAATAGTAAAGAACAAGACCAAAAGTTATGGTAATAAGAACATATATAAAAAATACATTCAAAAGTTTTTGTTTAAAATTCCTCATAAATTACCTTTTTGGCAAATTTTCGCAGTTTCTATTTTATTATACACTAAATTTTCAAGCAAACAGACAATAAAAAAGGGGGCTTAATAGCCCCCGATTAAAATCAAATGCCTGGATTTTATCTAACTGCGATTAACACCTTGCTCATTCTAAATTTGTCAGGATTAATCAAGAAGATTGTAGCACTTTTTTTGTCAGGGGAAATTTTAATCTGATAATCCTTATCCTTAATAAAATGGGAAGGCATTATGTAAATTCCACTAATTTTTACAAGTCCTGCATCTTCTGCATTAACAGTAATTGAATCAACCTCTCTTAAGTCTGCAGATTTATCAAACTTTACAGCGTTGAATTTTTTCAGTTTTGGTTTTCCAAAGAGAAACCTTCCGACAATTCCCTTTTTCTTCAAGGCTTTGTAATTATCAACATGGTAAAAAACCGAGTTAAGCATTTTCTCTTTTTTCAGGTTTTCCTGAGAAAGTGCTTTATTTTTTGAGGTTAGCTTAGAAATTTGATTCTGCATATCAGCTTTTAACTGCTCTAATTCTCTTAACTGGGCAAGCAGTTCAGCTTTTCTTGCTTCAAGGTCTTTTACCTCTGCTGAGAGTTTTTCAGCCTCCTGTCTTGCCTTATCCCTTTCATTGATTAACTTTGTTTTATAGTACCTTTTTATCTGATTGGGGCTCATATCGGCAGTGCCCTGGATAACAAAAGTTCCGAAAACACCATTGTCATAAAATAGATAAACTTCAAAGCCAGGAAGGAGATATTCAAGCAAATTAACCCTTTCAACAAGCTTTTGAGCCTCTTCAGGGGTTAACCCTTTTTGCTCTGTTAAAAATTTCATACAAATATCGTAATGATTATCACCAGGCTGGACTACATAAGGCTTCGGCAATTTGTCTTTCAATTCCTGAATCTCTTTTCTCAACTGCTTAATTTCTTCATCTTTGTTAAGAATTTCCTGTATTATTGCAGAGTATGATGAATCCTTTTCCTGAGCAAGCCTTTTCTTTAAATAAGCCCTCTGCTCTGGTGTTAAAGCAAGCATTCTCATCTGCTCAGGGGTAAGTTTTTTATCTCCCTTTAACCCATACTCTGAAAGAAGTTGCCTGTAAGCCTCTTCTTTTTGTTTTAATTCATCATTTAACTTGTCAATCTTCATTGCCATTTGTTCCATCTTTTTAACCTGCTGTTTCTCAAACCATGAGCATGAGCTTGTTAGCAAGGTTAAAATTAAAACAAAAGAAAAAAGTTTTTTCATTTTTCCTCCCTGTATTTTAATAATAAACCTTTTCTAAAAATAACCCCTTTGCATCAAGAGTAGGCCCGGCAAATTTTCTGTCTTTTTTCTCAAAAATTTCTGGCAGGGAATCAATACTAATCTTCCCTTTCCCTATCCACAGCAAAGTACCGGCAATATTTCTAACCATATGATGCAAAAAACTATCGCCTGTTATTATATATTCTAAAAAGCCATTGTTCAACAAATTAAATTTTGAAACTTTGATTTTTTTAACAGGATTTTTTGCAGTACACATTGAATCCCTGAAAGAAGAGAAATCCTTTTCTCCTTTAAAAAACTCAGCTGCTTCAATCATTTTTTCAATATCAACCTTGCCTCTAATCTGGTAACAGTAAAACCTTTCAAATGGGGGAACAACATCACCTATAAAAAAGCGGTATTTATAAGTTTTCCCTTTTGCATTAAATCTGGGATGAAATGAAGTATCAACCTCTTCAACCTTAATTACCCTTATATCCTCAGGTAAAATAGAATTCAAGCCTTTTTTAATCACATACAAGGAATGAGATTTTTTTGTCTTAAAAGCGGCAACCTGGCCAAATGCATGCACTCCTGCATCTGTTCTCGATGCACCAATAAGTTTTACCTCATGGTCAACAAGGGTTTCAACTGCCTGCTTTACTACTCCCTGCACTGTTTTCACATCTGGTTGAATTTGCCAGCCAGAATAATTTGTCCCGTCGTATTGAAGGATTAATTTTATATTCCTCATTTTTAATCAATTATCTTTTTTTGAATATACGGGTTTAGTCTTGCTATTACCTCGTAATTAATTGTCCCTGTAAGAGAGGCAAGAGTATCGGCAGTTATCTCTTCTTCTCCACTTTTCCCTATTAAAACAACATCGTCATCAACACTTACCCTTTCAACATGAGTTACATCCACCATAAAAAGGTTCATGCAAACCCTTCCAACAACAGGGCATCTTTTACCTTCCACAAGAACAAAACCGTTGTTTGAAAGCCCTCTGTCGTAACCGTCTGAATAACCAACAGGCAACACAGCAATTACCATATCCCTGTTTGCCCTGTATGTTAAGCCATAACCTATGTACTCTCCAGCCTTTACCTTTTTTATTTGTAGTGGCTTTGTAATCCACGATAGGGCTGGCTTTAACCCATTTTTTCTATTGTAGCCTTTTGAGTTTAAGGAAACAATTGTCTCTCTACTGGGATAGTAACCGTAAAACGAAATACCAGGCCTTACAATCTCAGTCCTTGTCTCTTCAAAAAGCATCAGTGCCGCAGAACAGGCATTGTGCTTATAGACACCTTTTTGGTTAAATTCTCCAATCACTCTGTTAAAAATCTCCATCTGTTTTTTTGCAAAACTATGGTCTGTTGTATCCTCTATGTTGGCAAAATGGGTTGAAAACCCAGAAAAATTTAATAAATTACTCTTTTCAATCCTCTCTGCAAGACTTAAAGCATCCTTTTCGTCAAGCCCAAGCCTGTGTGTTCCTGTTTCAACTTTTACAAAAAGTGAGATTTTTTTGTTTACTTTTCCAGCAATTTTCTCAAGTAAATCAACAGTTTGTTCAGAATAAACTGTAAAGTAAAGTTCTTTTGTTTTCAAAATCTCTATTAATTCTTTTTCACTTTTGTTTATATGCCCTAAAATCAAAATTGGATTA from Thermotomaculum hydrothermale carries:
- the alr gene encoding alanine racemase; this translates as MKLTSSTIYLSKKAFLNNIRFLKSFAPNSKFFPVVKSNAYGHGLKEVVSIVDDYVDGYCVHSTDEALEINTNNPILILGHINKSEKELIEILKTKELYFTVYSEQTVDLLEKIAGKVNKKISLFVKVETGTHRLGLDEKDALSLAERIEKSNLLNFSGFSTHFANIEDTTDHSFAKKQMEIFNRVIGEFNQKGVYKHNACSAALMLFEETRTEIVRPGISFYGYYPSRETIVSLNSKGYNRKNGLKPALSWITKPLQIKKVKAGEYIGYGLTYRANRDMVIAVLPVGYSDGYDRGLSNNGFVLVEGKRCPVVGRVCMNLFMVDVTHVERVSVDDDVVLIGKSGEEEITADTLASLTGTINYEVIARLNPYIQKKIID
- a CDS encoding methyl-accepting chemotaxis protein; protein product: MRNFKQKLLNVFFIYVLITITFGLVLYYYLKEKSFVYIVVFFLLISAVFALFLRWYFSKIINFIKEQLNSLNSLVTKGEPSPVKDSIFEELHNEILIKSQEIKQIINDFVETNSLVKTRINDVIYSFNELLEDYGDFNKKFREMVNYISSISKDEFDIKVEDKLKSFVELTVEISRFKEQLIDLVEKVKDIVNDYIVRTSEDIKNANMVIKGFLSFSENLVLNIDKIILFLNNLTSHSGKLMEEIKKIDKHKNILIERVEKIRDNFDIEKDLFDEIVGVNRTVNDIFYQLKTLLLEVSNLNKKTSLMSLNALIYASESSQGDKKFGTVAKELKKLVEDIERKYSQINNYFSELMDKNNETSKLLVDFEKVKTESRVELSRIATDLDHLSHHTNMTQLSYSKIIEPIEENVTLLNSIKEGIINHSSAVKQVLIVFKDYLAKLDKAEKDKESFDSLVIATSTLLDYINSTLPTITNYITELFKSLEDFSKQLDEANLVINEFNNDKSVKEFGFMLEELQHKRIANLKNSIVLLEKANNIKKIL
- the truA gene encoding tRNA pseudouridine(38-40) synthase TruA, which produces MRNIKLILQYDGTNYSGWQIQPDVKTVQGVVKQAVETLVDHEVKLIGASRTDAGVHAFGQVAAFKTKKSHSLYVIKKGLNSILPEDIRVIKVEEVDTSFHPRFNAKGKTYKYRFFIGDVVPPFERFYCYQIRGKVDIEKMIEAAEFFKGEKDFSSFRDSMCTAKNPVKKIKVSKFNLLNNGFLEYIITGDSFLHHMVRNIAGTLLWIGKGKISIDSLPEIFEKKDRKFAGPTLDAKGLFLEKVYY